TTGCCTGCCGTCATAAAATCCTCACTCTGCCAATACGTCATTGGCAAGAACAGTGCAAAAGCTTAAATTACCTGCGATTTGCCAATTTAGCAAGCAGCTGCAAAAATTCAATATATAACCAAACCAGGGTAACCATTAAGCCAAAGGCCGAATACCATTCCATATACTTAGGAGCATTGGCATTAACGCCCTGTTCGATGAAATCGAAATCAAGCACCAGGTTTAAAGCTGCAATAACCACTACAACCAGGCTGATTGCAATGCTTAAAGTACCGCTGCCATAAAACATAGCCATGTTCATGTGAAAAAGGCTAAGAATAAAGGTAATCAGATAGAAAAGGCAGATACCGCCGGTAGCAGCAAATACAATTAATTTGAACTTTTGTGTAGGTTTGATGATACCTGATTTATAGCAGAACAAAAGTGCAAAAAGGGTTCCAAAGGTTAAGGCTACAGCCTGAATCACGATCCCCTGGAACATTGTTTCGAAGAAAGCCGAAAGCGCACCCAGGAAAACACCTTCTAAAAGAGCATAAACAGGTGCCGTATAAGGGGCCCATGATTTTTTGAATGAAGTGATCATGGCAAAGACAAACCCGCCGATTGCACCTCCCATGATCCAACCCTGCACCGCCATTGCCCCTGCAGCAGGAGAAGCAGCATTGAAAAAAAGATTCCAGGTATATATTGCCCCTAAAAGAACGAGCAAAAGCATTATAAAAATTTTGTTTACCGTCCCCTGCAAAGTCATCACTTCGGTTCCGGTAAAACTAAAAGCACCCGAATCAAAAATTTTTTGATTCAGTGTCGGATTCGATGAACGTCCAATTTCCATATTCTATTCTCTTTTA
The window above is part of the Bacteroidota bacterium genome. Proteins encoded here:
- a CDS encoding Bax inhibitor-1/YccA family protein, with the translated sequence MEIGRSSNPTLNQKIFDSGAFSFTGTEVMTLQGTVNKIFIMLLLVLLGAIYTWNLFFNAASPAAGAMAVQGWIMGGAIGGFVFAMITSFKKSWAPYTAPVYALLEGVFLGALSAFFETMFQGIVIQAVALTFGTLFALLFCYKSGIIKPTQKFKLIVFAATGGICLFYLITFILSLFHMNMAMFYGSGTLSIAISLVVVVIAALNLVLDFDFIEQGVNANAPKYMEWYSAFGLMVTLVWLYIEFLQLLAKLANRR